Within Bacillota bacterium, the genomic segment CAAGATAAGATAGAAGGAGGCTGTTTTGATGAGTACAAATCTTATTGGACTGCCAGTCGAGGGAAGCAAGAAGGTTGTGGAACACTTAAATAAGTACTTAGCAAATCTGCATGTGCTGTACACTAAGCTGCACAACTATCACTGGAATGTTGAAGGCTTGGGCTTCTTTAATATCCATGCCAAGTACGAAGAACTGTATGATGGTGTAGCAGAGGAAATCGATGCAGTTGCTGAGCGGATTCTCCAGCTAGGAGAACGTCCATTAGCATCAATGGCAGATTACCTCAAAGTCGCTGATCTTAAAGAAGTTCCAAGTGAGGGCATCAGCGGTGTTGATTCTGTAAATGCTGTTCTTGCAGACTTCAAAGTTTTGATCAGCGGTCTCCGTGCCGGCATCGCAGCTGCGCAGGAAATCGGTGATGAAGTAACTGCTGATATGATGATTGGCTCCCTGGCAAATCTCGAAAAGCAGGCTTGGATGCTGGACGCTTATTTGAGGTAAACATAAGGTTAGATTGGACCAGCCTGGTTGAAGCAGGCTGGTCTTTTATATTCTGGGGGAACAAATCCTTACCAATTTTGCAGGGGATTTGCATAAATCGGCGAAGAGCATATTGGTTATAGCACCGCAATATTTGAAGGAAAGGACAGGCTTAGATGGAACCATTTTTACTAAAAACTATCGACCTTACAAAAGCAGGACAGCGCTGCAAAATGCTGGTGGGGGATCTGGATGGAGACGGCCGCAGAGAGCTGCTCATGGTCCAGGCTGACGGTGGTATTGATGACCGCTTCATTCCTCACCAGGCTGTGTGTTTAACTGCTTTTAATCTAGATGGAGAAATGCTCTGGCAGGTGGGCACCCCGAGCGAAGACCCGGGAGGGCATGGATCTGATTTTCCCGCCCAAATTTACGATATCGATGGCGACGGGTTTAATGAAGTAATCTGCGTCATGGACAAACAGTTGTTAATCATTGACGGAAAGAGCGGGGAGATCAAGAAGAGCAGCGATCTGCCGAATCCCTATGCTCATGACTGCATTATTATCGCGAATCTTACCGGTCATGATTACCCCAGGGATATTATCCTCAAGGACCGCTACCGCCAGATGTGGGCACTGGATCATAATTTCAAGCTTTTATGGACTCATCAAGGCAATATCGGTCATTATCCCTGGGCGCATGATTTTAACGGCGACGGCCGGGATGAAGTGATTGCCGGTTTTGATTTTCTCGATGCAAATGGCACCAAAATCTGGTCCAGCAATTTAGATGATCATGCCGACTGCATCTGGGTGGGCCCGGTTTTAGATGAGACAAAACCGGAATCATATATTATTATCGGCGGCAGTTCCACCGCTATGTATGATGCCGAAGGCAGAGAAATCTGGCGCTACGATGGCTGCCGCGAGTCTCAGCATGTGGCAGTTGGCAAATTTCGTCCCGATGATTCCGGACTGCAAGTTGCGGGCGTGGATCGGATTGTCAGGGGCAGAAACGGCAAGGACGGTATTTTCCTGCTTGATTCCATGGGCAATGAGCTCTGCAAAGAAGAGCCGAACACTCAAGGATGGACTACCATCATTGATACTGTCCGCAACTGGGATGACACACCGCAGGACTACATCCTTGCTTTTCGCCGCGGTTTTGGAGTATTTCCCGCGCTTTATGACGGATATTTAAATAAGGTTGTGGAGTTTCCGATGCGCGGTCTGGTTGTCCATGCCGAACTTGTGGAAAACGGACCGGAATGCGTGATTGTTTACAACCAGGAAGAGGCGAAGGTCTTTGCCGGCAGAATGCATGATCTCTCCGCTGCCAGCGGCAGACCAATGCCTCAGAGTAAGCGCCTGTATAACTCCACGCTCTATCCGGGAGCAGAGTATTAAGGCTGCGCCCAAAATTGAACTGCACGTACCATTGCCCCCAATGCCTGCGGACATAGAATATAACGATGGAGAAAGGGGGGCGTGGTATGAATACCTCAAAGCACAGACCTTCCAGAATTTTGATGATGGGCGGCCAGTGGATCAGCTGCCAGGCACTTGACCTGATCAATTTAATGCGTGAACTGTGGGAGCAGCATGGTGCGTGGACAAGAATGACCATTACCAGTATTGTATTCTCGCTTCCGGACCAGCAGGCGACCATCAACAGGCTGCTGCAGAATCCTTGGGATTTTGCAGAGGCATTTACCAGCTATTACGGAATAGAGATCGGCACCAGATTGGGTGTGCTTTTAACCGAGCATCTCGTAGTTGCAGCTGAGTTGGTAGAAGCAGCCAAAGCAGGTGATGCGGAAAGAGTGGCCAAATTAGACCGCAAATGGCACCGCAATGCTGAAGAAATCGCTGCGTTTTTAGCTCAAATTAATCCATTTTGGTCGCTCCAGACCTGGAGAACAATGCTGTTTGAACACTTAAGATTAGTTACACAGGAAGCTGTAACCATGCTGGAAGGCAATTACCAGGCAAGTGTAGATACCTATGATATGATCGAAACCCAATCCCTAGAAATGGCTGACTTAATGTCATTGGGAATTACAAAGCAGTTTCCTGACAGATTTTAACTTCAAAGCAAAAGTGACGCGGAACAACCGCGTCACTTCGCATTATGGCCGACTAGTGTGCAGAATACTTCAGCATCGTTGGTTTTAGTGATGGCAAAGCTCATCACTTTCTTGCAATACAAGAAAATATACGGTATGTTAGGAGTAGGTTAAATGACATCAAAATTTGAAAGGAGAGGCCATAGTGATTGTAGTTGGTGCTGCAGCAGCGCTGCTCAGCGTACTGCTGCTGAGCAGGAAAGCGTATGCAGAGGATCCCAAAGAGCGGCAGTGGTTTACTCCGGCCTTGGATCCTCAGCATGCGGACAAGCCGAAAGTTGAAGGATGGGCGCAGGAAAAAGTTGTCGAAAAGTTGAGCCGGGGATTAGTTGGCAAAGCAGTAGACGGAGACAAAGTATACTTAAGCTGGCGGCTGCTGGATTCTGATCCGGAAGATGTGGGCTTTGATGTTTACCGGGAAAATTCCGCTGGACAGGTAGAAAAGTTGAATCAGTCGCCAATCACTGCGACTACAGATTTTACCGACACAAATCCTTTAAAAGGGAAAGCCAAGTACTGGGTACAGCCGGTTTTGGGCGAGCAGGCTTTGGCAGCCTCAGATGCGGTTGAAGTTGATTCAGAGGATACTGAGCTTCATTACCGCTCCATCAAGTTTCAAGGGGATTATATGCCGAGCAAAATCGCAGTTGCTGATTTAGACGGAGACGGGAATTATGATTTTGTCATTAAACAGCCGTTCAGCAGCATTGATCCTGCGGGAAGGCCTAATGAGACCGGACTTACATATAAGCTGGAAGCGTATTTAAGCGACGGTACCTTCTTATGGAGGAAGGATTTAGGACTAGGGATTGAGCCGGGAATCTGGTATTCCCCCTATGTTGTGTATGATTTTGATGGTGATGGCAGAGCCGAAGTGGCGGTGAAAACTGGACCGAATCACCGGGATCCAGACGGCAGAGTGCGCGAAGGCGAAGAATGGGTTTCAATTCTTGACGGCATGACCGGTGAAGAACTGGCGCGGGCACCATGGCCGCCGCGAGAACCGGGATACGGCGATTACAACCGCACCAACCGCAACCAGATGGGGGTTGCTTATTTAGACGGCAAGACACCATGCCTGCTGGTTGCCAGAGGTACTTATAAGCTGATGGTGGTGGACGCTTACCAGTTCCATGACGGCAAGCTTGAGAAAGTGTGGCACTGGCGGGGCGATGACGAAACACCGGTAATCCGCAGTCAGGGAGCTCACTTTATGATCAGCGCCGATGTTGACGAAGATGGCCGCGATGAAGTGATTCTTGGGTCCTGCGTCTTGGATGATAACGGCACCTGCCTCTGGTCAGTAGGACTCGGACATCCTGATAGAATGTATGTTTCTGATATCATTCCGGACCGGGAGGGCATGGAGATTTTCTACGGCATTGAGCCCTGGCATGATGACGGTAACGGCATCTGCCTAGTGGATGCCAAGACGGGTAGGATGCTGTGGAACTTCGGCCAGCCGACCAAGCATATCGGTAACGCCATGATCGCTGATATTGATCCTAACAATCCAGGTTTGGAGCTGTGGGCCACAGAAGACAGCAAAGCCGGTTCCGATGCCAAGTACATGTTTTCTTCTGACGGCAAGCTGATTGCCACTAATGATGATGTTCCTCCCTGCCGCCATTTAGTGTGGTGGGATGGGGATCTGATTCGGGAGTTCGTAGTCACTAACCGGCCTGAGAACCATGCTGACAGATGGGATGTTTCCAAATGGGAGTCTATGGTTGTGAAATACAAAGGCGAGACATTGATGGAAGGAATCAAGGGCGCTGTATCCTTTACAGCCGATATCTTCGGCGATTGGCGGGAAGAGATAATTTCGGTGCTGCCGGGTGAAATGCGGATTTATACCCCGACAACACCGGCGCAAGACCGGCGGGTAACCCTAATGCAGGATCCGATTTACCGCAATACGGTGGCGCATCTTT encodes:
- a CDS encoding silent information regulator protein Sir2 is translated as MLSVLLLSRKAYAEDPKERQWFTPALDPQHADKPKVEGWAQEKVVEKLSRGLVGKAVDGDKVYLSWRLLDSDPEDVGFDVYRENSAGQVEKLNQSPITATTDFTDTNPLKGKAKYWVQPVLGEQALAASDAVEVDSEDTELHYRSIKFQGDYMPSKIAVADLDGDGNYDFVIKQPFSSIDPAGRPNETGLTYKLEAYLSDGTFLWRKDLGLGIEPGIWYSPYVVYDFDGDGRAEVAVKTGPNHRDPDGRVREGEEWVSILDGMTGEELARAPWPPREPGYGDYNRTNRNQMGVAYLDGKTPCLLVARGTYKLMVVDAYQFHDGKLEKVWHWRGDDETPVIRSQGAHFMISADVDEDGRDEVILGSCVLDDNGTCLWSVGLGHPDRMYVSDIIPDREGMEIFYGIEPWHDDGNGICLVDAKTGRMLWNFGQPTKHIGNAMIADIDPNNPGLELWATEDSKAGSDAKYMFSSDGKLIATNDDVPPCRHLVWWDGDLIREFVVTNRPENHADRWDVSKWESMVVKYKGETLMEGIKGAVSFTADIFGDWREEIISVLPGEMRIYTPTTPAQDRRVTLMQDPIYRNTVAHLSMGYHQSPVPGYYLGEDPNKKNKEDE
- a CDS encoding acetylglutamate kinase, whose translation is MRELWEQHGAWTRMTITSIVFSLPDQQATINRLLQNPWDFAEAFTSYYGIEIGTRLGVLLTEHLVVAAELVEAAKAGDAERVAKLDRKWHRNAEEIAAFLAQINPFWSLQTWRTMLFEHLRLVTQEAVTMLEGNYQASVDTYDMIETQSLEMADLMSLGITKQFPDRF
- a CDS encoding DNA starvation/stationary phase protection protein, yielding MSTNLIGLPVEGSKKVVEHLNKYLANLHVLYTKLHNYHWNVEGLGFFNIHAKYEELYDGVAEEIDAVAERILQLGERPLASMADYLKVADLKEVPSEGISGVDSVNAVLADFKVLISGLRAGIAAAQEIGDEVTADMMIGSLANLEKQAWMLDAYLR